The Streptomyces cynarae genome contains a region encoding:
- the rpoB gene encoding DNA-directed RNA polymerase subunit beta — MAASRNASTANTNNGASTAPLRISFAKIKEPLEVPNLLALQTESFDWLLGNDAWKARVEEALENGQDVPTKSGLEEIFEEISPIEDFSGSMSLTFRDHRFEPPKNSIDECKERDFTYAAPLFVTAEFTNNETGEIKSQTVFMGDFPLMTNKGTFVINGTERVVVSQLVRSPGVYFDSTIDKTSDKDIFSAKIIPSRGAWLEMEIDKRDMVGVRIDRKRKQSVTVLLKALGWTTEQILEEFGEYESMRATLEKDHTQGQDDALLDIYRKLRPGEPPTREAAQTLLENLYFNPKRYDLAKVGRYKVNKKLGADAPLDAGILTVEDIISTIKYLVKLHAGETETTGDSGDTIVVETDDIDHFGNRRLRSVGELIQNQVRTGLARMERVVRERMTTQDVEAITPQTLINIRPVVASIKEFFGTSQLSQFMDQNNPLSGLTHKRRLSALGPGGLSRERAGFEVRDVHPSHYGRMCPIETPEGPNIGLIGSLASYGRVNAFGFVETPYRKVIDGQVTDEVDYLTADEEDRFVIAQANAPLTSDLRFEENRVLVRRRGGEVDYVSPEDVDYMDVSPRQMVSVATAMIPFLEHDDANRALMGANMMRQAVPLIKSESPLVGTGMEYRSAVDAGDVVKAEKAGVVQEVSADYITTANDDGTYITYRLAKFARSNQGTSVNQKVIVNEGDRVIEGQVLADGPATQNGEMALGKNLLVAFMPWEGHNYEDAIILSQRLVQDDVLSSIHIEEHEVDARDTKLGPEEITRDIPNVSEEVLADLDERGIIRIGAEVIAGDILVGKVTPKGETELTPEERLLRAIFGEKAREVRDTSLKVPHGETGKVIGVRVFDREEGDELPPGVNQLVRVYVAQKRKITDGDKLAGRHGNKGVISKILPIEDMPFLEDGTPVDIILNPLGVPSRMNPGQVLEIHLGWLASQGWDVSGLADEWAQRLQAIGADQVEPRTNVATPVFDGAREDELAGLLQHTLPNRDGDRMVLPSGKARLFDGRSGEPFPDPISVGYMYILKLHHLVDDKLHARSTGPYSMITQQPLGGKAQFGGQRFGEMEVWALEAYGAAYALQELLTIKSDDVTGRVKVYEAIVKGENIPEPGIPESFKVLIKEMQSLCLNVEVLSSDGMSIEMRDTDEDVFRAAEELGIDLSRREPSSVEEV, encoded by the coding sequence TTGGCCGCCTCGCGCAACGCCTCGACCGCGAATACGAACAACGGCGCCAGCACCGCCCCGCTGCGCATCTCCTTTGCAAAGATCAAGGAGCCCCTCGAGGTTCCGAACCTTCTCGCGCTGCAAACCGAGAGCTTCGACTGGCTGCTCGGCAACGACGCATGGAAGGCTCGCGTCGAGGAGGCTCTGGAGAACGGTCAGGACGTCCCCACCAAGTCCGGCCTCGAGGAGATCTTCGAGGAGATCTCCCCGATCGAGGACTTCTCCGGGTCGATGTCGCTGACGTTCCGGGACCACCGCTTCGAGCCGCCGAAGAACTCGATCGACGAGTGCAAGGAGCGCGACTTCACCTACGCCGCGCCCCTCTTCGTCACGGCCGAGTTCACCAACAACGAGACCGGTGAGATCAAGTCCCAGACGGTCTTCATGGGCGACTTCCCGCTCATGACGAACAAGGGCACTTTCGTCATCAACGGCACCGAGCGTGTTGTGGTGTCGCAGCTGGTCCGTTCCCCCGGTGTCTACTTCGACTCCACCATCGACAAGACGTCCGACAAGGACATCTTCTCCGCCAAGATCATCCCGTCCCGGGGTGCCTGGCTGGAGATGGAGATCGACAAGCGCGACATGGTCGGTGTCCGCATCGACCGCAAGCGCAAGCAGTCCGTCACCGTCCTCCTGAAGGCGCTCGGCTGGACCACCGAGCAGATCCTCGAGGAGTTCGGCGAGTACGAGTCCATGCGCGCCACCCTGGAGAAGGACCACACCCAGGGCCAGGACGACGCGCTGCTCGACATCTACCGCAAGCTGCGCCCGGGCGAGCCCCCGACGCGTGAGGCCGCGCAGACGCTGCTCGAGAACCTCTACTTCAACCCCAAGCGCTACGACCTCGCCAAGGTCGGCCGCTACAAGGTCAACAAGAAGCTGGGTGCGGACGCTCCGCTGGACGCGGGCATCCTGACCGTCGAGGACATCATCTCGACGATCAAGTACCTGGTGAAGCTGCACGCCGGCGAGACCGAGACCACCGGCGACAGTGGCGACACGATCGTCGTCGAGACCGACGACATCGACCACTTCGGCAACCGTCGTCTGCGCAGCGTCGGCGAGCTCATCCAGAACCAGGTCCGCACGGGTCTGGCGCGTATGGAGCGCGTCGTCCGCGAGCGCATGACGACTCAGGACGTCGAGGCGATCACGCCGCAGACCCTGATCAACATCCGGCCGGTCGTCGCCTCCATCAAGGAGTTCTTCGGCACCAGCCAGCTCTCGCAGTTCATGGACCAGAACAACCCGCTGTCGGGTCTCACCCACAAGCGCCGTCTGTCGGCTCTTGGTCCGGGTGGTCTCTCCCGTGAGCGGGCCGGCTTCGAGGTCCGTGACGTGCACCCCTCGCACTACGGCCGCATGTGCCCGATCGAGACGCCCGAAGGCCCGAACATCGGTCTGATCGGCTCGCTCGCCTCCTACGGCCGTGTCAACGCGTTCGGTTTCGTCGAGACCCCGTACCGCAAGGTCATCGACGGCCAGGTCACCGACGAGGTCGACTACCTGACCGCCGACGAGGAGGACCGCTTCGTCATCGCGCAGGCCAACGCGCCGCTGACCAGCGACCTCCGCTTCGAGGAGAACCGCGTGCTGGTCCGCCGCCGTGGCGGCGAGGTCGACTACGTCAGCCCCGAGGACGTCGACTACATGGACGTCTCGCCGCGCCAGATGGTGTCGGTCGCGACCGCCATGATCCCCTTCCTCGAGCACGACGACGCCAACCGTGCCCTCATGGGCGCGAACATGATGCGTCAGGCCGTGCCGCTGATTAAGTCGGAGTCCCCGCTCGTCGGCACCGGCATGGAGTACCGCTCCGCCGTCGACGCCGGCGACGTCGTCAAGGCCGAGAAGGCCGGTGTGGTCCAGGAGGTCTCCGCGGACTACATCACCACGGCCAACGACGACGGCACGTACATCACGTACCGGCTGGCCAAGTTCGCCCGCTCCAACCAGGGCACCTCGGTCAACCAGAAGGTCATCGTCAACGAGGGCGACCGCGTCATCGAGGGCCAGGTCCTCGCCGACGGCCCGGCCACCCAGAACGGCGAGATGGCGCTCGGCAAGAACCTGCTGGTCGCCTTCATGCCCTGGGAAGGCCACAACTACGAGGACGCGATCATCCTCAGCCAGCGTCTGGTCCAGGACGACGTCCTCTCCTCGATCCACATCGAGGAGCACGAGGTCGACGCCCGTGACACCAAGCTCGGCCCCGAGGAGATCACCCGGGACATCCCGAACGTCTCCGAGGAGGTCCTCGCCGACCTCGACGAGCGCGGCATCATCCGCATCGGCGCCGAGGTCATCGCGGGCGACATCCTCGTCGGCAAGGTGACCCCGAAGGGTGAGACCGAGCTGACCCCCGAGGAGCGCCTGCTGCGCGCGATCTTCGGTGAGAAGGCCCGTGAGGTCCGTGACACCTCGCTGAAGGTGCCGCACGGCGAGACCGGCAAGGTCATCGGCGTGCGCGTCTTCGACCGCGAGGAGGGCGACGAGCTGCCGCCGGGCGTGAACCAGCTGGTTCGCGTCTACGTCGCGCAGAAGCGCAAGATCACCGACGGTGACAAGCTCGCCGGCCGTCACGGCAACAAGGGTGTCATCTCCAAGATCCTGCCCATCGAGGACATGCCGTTCCTCGAGGACGGAACTCCGGTCGACATCATCCTCAACCCGCTGGGTGTGCCGTCCCGAATGAACCCGGGACAGGTCCTGGAGATCCACCTCGGCTGGCTCGCCAGCCAGGGCTGGGACGTCTCCGGCCTGGCGGACGAGTGGGCGCAGCGCCTGCAGGCGATCGGCGCCGACCAGGTCGAACCGCGCACCAACGTCGCCACCCCGGTGTTCGACGGTGCCCGCGAGGACGAGCTGGCCGGTCTGCTGCAGCACACGCTGCCGAACCGCGACGGCGACCGCATGGTCCTCCCGTCCGGCAAGGCCAGGCTGTTCGACGGCCGCTCCGGTGAGCCGTTCCCGGACCCGATCTCGGTCGGGTACATGTACATCCTGAAGCTGCACCACCTGGTCGACGACAAGCTGCACGCCCGCTCGACCGGTCCGTACTCGATGATCACCCAGCAGCCGCTGGGTGGTAAGGCCCAGTTCGGTGGCCAGCGCTTCGGCGAGATGGAGGTGTGGGCCCTCGAGGCCTACGGCGCCGCGTACGCCCTCCAGGAGCTGCTCACCATCAAGTCCGACGACGTCACCGGCCGCGTGAAGGTCTACGAGGCCATCGTCAAGGGCGAGAACATCCCCGAGCCCGGCATCCCCGAGTCCTTCAAGGTGCTCATCAAGGAGATGCAGTCGCTCTGCCTGAATGTGGAGGTGCTGTCCAGCGACGGTATGTCCATCGAGATGCGCGACACCGACGAGGACGTCTTCCGCGCTGCGGAGGAGCTCGGCATCGACCTGTCCCGGCGCGAGCCGAGCAGCGTCGAAGAGGTCTGA
- a CDS encoding DNA-directed RNA polymerase subunit beta' has translation MLDVNFFDELRIGLATADDIRQWSHGEVKKPETINYRTLKPEKDGLFCEKIFGPTRDWECYCGKYKRVRFKGIICERCGVEVTRAKVRRERMGHIELAAPVTHIWYFKGVPSRLGYLLDLAPKDLEKVIYFAAYMITYVDEERRQRDLPSLEAHVSVERQQIEQRRDADLEARAKKLEADLAELEAEGAKADVRRKVREGAEREMKQLRDRAQREIDRLDEVWTRFKNLKVQDLEGDELLYRELRDRFGTYFDGSMGAAALQKRLESFDLEEEAEKLREIIRTGKGQKKTRALKRLKVVSAFLQTSNSPKGMVLDCVPVIPPDLRPMVQLDGGRFATSDLNDLYRRVINRNNRLKRLLDLGAPEIIVNNEKRMLQEAVDALFDNGRRGRPVTGPGNRPLKSLSDMLKGKQGRFRQNLLGKRVDYSARSVIVVGPQLKLHQCGLPKAMALELFKPFVMKRLVDLNHAQNIKSAKRMVERGRTVVYDVLEEVIAEHPVLLNRAPTLHRLGIQAFEPQLVEGKAIQIHPLVCTAFNADFDGDQMAVHLPLSAEAQAEARILMLSSNNILKPADGRPVTMPTQDMVLGLFFLTTDGEMRDVKGEGRSFASVAEAIMAFDAGELSLQARVDIRFPVGTIPPRGWTPPVREEGEPEWQQGDSFTLKTTLGRALFNELLPEDYPFVDYEVGKKQLSEIVNDLAERYPKVVVAATLDNLKTAGFYWATRSGVTVAISDVVVPEAKKEIVKGYEAQDEKVQKQYERGLITKDERTQELIAIWTKATNEVAEAMNENFPKTNPIFMMVNSGARGNMMQMRQIAGMRGLVSNAKNETIPRPIKASFREGLSVLEYFISTHGARKGLADTALRTADSGYLTRRLVDVSQDVIIREEDCGTERGLKLHIAERGADGVLRKAENVETSVYARCLAEDIVVDGQVLAPAGTDLGDVLIEELVARGVEEVKTRSVLTCESAVGTCAMCYGRSLATGKLVDIGEAVGIIAAQSIGEPGTQLTMRTFHTGGVAGDDITQGLPRVVELFEARTPKGVAPISEASGRVRIEETEKTKKIVITPDDGSDETAYPISKRARLLVSEGEHVEVGQKLTVGATNPHDVLRILGQRAVQVHLVGEVQKVYNSQGVSIHDKHIEIIIRQMLRRVTIIESGDAELLPGELVERSKFEQENRRVVQEGGHPASGRPQLMGITKASLATESWLSAASFQETTRVLTDAAINAKSDSLIGLKENVIIGKLIPAGTGLARYRNIRVEPTEEAKAAMYSAVGYDDIDYSPFGTGSGQAVPLEDYDYGPYNQ, from the coding sequence GTGCTCGACGTCAACTTCTTCGACGAGCTCCGGATCGGCCTGGCCACCGCTGACGACATCCGTCAGTGGAGCCACGGCGAGGTCAAGAAGCCCGAGACCATCAACTACCGCACCCTCAAGCCCGAGAAGGACGGCCTCTTCTGCGAGAAGATCTTCGGCCCCACCCGGGACTGGGAGTGCTACTGCGGCAAGTACAAGCGCGTCCGCTTCAAGGGCATCATCTGTGAGCGCTGTGGCGTCGAGGTCACCCGCGCCAAGGTGCGCCGTGAGCGGATGGGCCACATCGAGCTGGCCGCCCCCGTCACGCACATCTGGTACTTCAAGGGCGTCCCGTCGCGCCTGGGTTACCTGCTCGACCTCGCTCCGAAGGACCTGGAGAAGGTCATCTACTTCGCGGCGTACATGATCACGTACGTCGACGAGGAGCGCCGTCAGCGCGACCTGCCCTCGCTGGAGGCCCACGTCTCCGTCGAGCGCCAGCAGATCGAGCAGCGCCGCGACGCCGACCTGGAGGCCCGCGCCAAGAAGCTCGAGGCCGACCTGGCCGAGCTGGAGGCCGAGGGCGCCAAGGCCGACGTGCGCCGCAAGGTGCGTGAGGGTGCCGAGCGCGAGATGAAGCAGCTGCGCGACCGTGCGCAGCGCGAGATCGACCGCCTCGACGAGGTGTGGACCCGGTTCAAGAACCTCAAGGTCCAGGACCTCGAGGGCGACGAGCTGCTCTACCGCGAGCTGCGTGACCGCTTCGGCACGTACTTCGACGGCTCGATGGGTGCCGCGGCGCTGCAGAAGCGCCTGGAGTCCTTCGACCTCGAGGAGGAGGCCGAGAAGCTCCGGGAGATCATCCGTACCGGCAAGGGCCAGAAGAAGACCCGTGCTCTGAAGCGCCTGAAGGTCGTCTCCGCGTTCCTGCAGACGTCCAACAGCCCCAAGGGCATGGTCCTCGACTGCGTGCCGGTCATCCCGCCGGACCTGCGTCCGATGGTGCAGCTGGACGGTGGCCGCTTCGCGACCTCCGACCTGAACGACCTGTACCGCCGTGTCATCAACCGCAACAACCGTCTGAAGAGGCTCCTGGACCTCGGTGCCCCGGAGATCATCGTCAACAACGAGAAGCGCATGCTTCAGGAGGCTGTTGACGCCCTCTTCGACAACGGTCGTCGCGGCCGCCCGGTGACCGGTCCGGGCAACCGCCCGCTGAAGTCCCTCAGCGACATGCTGAAGGGCAAGCAGGGCCGCTTCCGTCAGAACCTGCTCGGTAAGCGTGTCGACTACTCGGCGCGTTCCGTGATCGTCGTCGGTCCGCAGCTGAAGCTGCACCAGTGCGGTCTGCCGAAGGCGATGGCGCTGGAGCTGTTCAAGCCGTTCGTGATGAAGCGCCTGGTCGACCTGAACCACGCGCAGAACATCAAGAGCGCCAAGCGCATGGTGGAGCGCGGCCGTACGGTCGTGTACGACGTCCTCGAAGAGGTCATCGCCGAGCACCCGGTTCTGCTGAACCGTGCTCCCACCCTGCACCGCCTCGGCATCCAGGCCTTCGAGCCGCAGCTGGTCGAGGGCAAGGCCATCCAGATCCACCCGCTCGTCTGCACCGCGTTCAACGCGGACTTCGACGGTGACCAGATGGCCGTGCACCTGCCGCTGTCCGCGGAGGCGCAGGCCGAGGCCCGCATCCTGATGCTGTCCTCGAACAACATCCTCAAGCCGGCCGACGGCCGTCCGGTGACGATGCCGACCCAGGACATGGTCCTCGGTCTGTTCTTCCTCACCACCGACGGCGAGATGCGCGACGTGAAGGGCGAGGGCCGCTCGTTCGCGTCCGTGGCCGAGGCGATCATGGCGTTCGACGCCGGCGAGCTCTCGCTGCAGGCGCGCGTGGACATCCGCTTCCCGGTGGGCACCATCCCGCCGCGCGGCTGGACCCCGCCGGTCCGCGAGGAGGGCGAGCCGGAGTGGCAGCAGGGTGACAGCTTCACGCTGAAGACCACGCTGGGCCGCGCGCTCTTCAACGAGCTGCTGCCCGAGGACTACCCCTTCGTCGACTACGAGGTCGGCAAGAAGCAGCTCTCCGAGATCGTCAACGACCTCGCCGAGCGCTACCCGAAGGTCGTCGTGGCGGCCACGCTCGACAACCTGAAGACAGCCGGCTTCTACTGGGCCACCCGTTCCGGCGTCACCGTCGCCATCTCCGACGTCGTCGTTCCCGAGGCGAAGAAGGAGATCGTCAAGGGCTACGAGGCGCAGGACGAGAAGGTCCAGAAGCAGTACGAGCGCGGTCTGATCACCAAGGACGAGCGCACCCAGGAACTGATCGCGATCTGGACCAAGGCGACCAACGAGGTCGCCGAGGCCATGAACGAGAACTTCCCGAAGACCAACCCGATCTTCATGATGGTGAACTCGGGTGCACGAGGCAACATGATGCAGATGCGTCAGATTGCCGGTATGCGTGGTCTGGTGTCGAACGCGAAGAACGAGACCATCCCGCGGCCCATCAAGGCGTCGTTCCGTGAGGGTCTGTCCGTGCTGGAGTACTTCATCTCCACGCACGGTGCCCGTAAGGGTCTCGCGGACACCGCTCTGCGTACCGCCGACTCGGGTTACCTCACCCGTCGTCTGGTGGACGTGTCGCAGGACGTCATCATCCGCGAGGAGGACTGCGGCACCGAGCGCGGTCTCAAGCTCCACATCGCGGAGCGCGGTGCGGACGGCGTGCTGCGCAAGGCGGAGAACGTCGAGACGTCCGTGTACGCGCGCTGCCTCGCCGAGGACATCGTCGTCGACGGTCAGGTCCTGGCCCCGGCCGGCACCGACCTCGGTGACGTCCTGATCGAGGAGCTCGTGGCCCGCGGCGTCGAGGAGGTCAAGACCCGCTCGGTCCTGACCTGCGAGTCCGCCGTCGGCACCTGCGCCATGTGCTACGGCCGCTCGCTGGCCACCGGCAAGCTGGTCGACATCGGTGAGGCGGTCGGCATCATCGCCGCCCAGTCCATCGGTGAGCCCGGTACCCAGCTGACGATGCGTACCTTCCACACCGGTGGTGTGGCCGGTGACGACATCACCCAGGGTCTGCCGCGTGTCGTCGAGCTCTTCGAGGCCCGTACCCCGAAGGGTGTCGCCCCGATCTCCGAGGCCTCCGGCCGCGTCCGGATCGAGGAGACCGAGAAGACCAAGAAGATCGTCATCACGCCGGACGACGGCAGCGACGAGACGGCCTACCCGATCTCGAAGCGCGCCCGACTCCTGGTCAGCGAGGGCGAGCACGTCGAGGTGGGCCAGAAGCTCACCGTGGGTGCCACCAACCCGCACGACGTGCTGCGCATCCTGGGCCAGCGTGCCGTCCAGGTCCACCTGGTCGGCGAGGTCCAGAAGGTGTACAACTCGCAGGGTGTGTCGATCCACGACAAGCACATCGAGATCATCATCCGGCAGATGCTCCGCCGTGTGACGATCATCGAGTCCGGCGACGCCGAGCTGCTGCCCGGCGAGCTGGTCGAGCGCTCGAAGTTCGAGCAGGAGAACCGTCGTGTGGTCCAGGAGGGCGGTCACCCCGCCTCCGGTCGTCCGCAGCTCATGGGTATCACCAAGGCCTCGCTGGCGACCGAGTCCTGGCTGTCTGCGGCGTCCTTCCAGGAGACGACCAGGGTCCTCACGGACGCGGCGATCAACGCCAAGTCCGACTCCCTGATCGGCCTCAAGGAGAACGTCATCATCGGTAAGCTCATCCCGGCCGGTACGGGCCTCGCCCGCTACCGCAACATCCGGGTCGAGCCGACCGAGGAGGCCAAGGCCGCGATGTACTCGGCCGTGGGCTACGACGACATCGACTACTCGCCGTTCGGCACGGGCTCCGGCCAGGCCGTTCCGCTGGAGGACTACGACTACGGTCCGTACAACCAGTAA
- a CDS encoding M48 family metalloprotease: MTAPQPSPPEYPGPPAEAAGTVPQQPAPPPYPQAPPPQYPRSQQIPQQPPPYPQTAAAPPAYPQSPQQPPAYPQSPQQAPAYPQGPQQAPAYPQTAAGPSTPTATSPPQYPHTAPPPVPQSPQQPAAYPQSPQQAPAYPQTAAGPSTPTATSPPQYPHTAPPVPPPPASPPTAALSSDDPAHPHHISTDHGRVHISRDQRRTDVTAVGNLLLHLPNFLCSLFVVGLVSLFFGGFGIVVVLAWLASGALVFHRPTESALARHLLRLRYPTPQERAKLEPVWREVTARAGIDGRTYELWVEDSDSLNAVAAAGHIVGVTRFAMNQLPNGELAAVMAHELGHHVGGHAWSSLLGYWYALPGRVAWRFLKAFSGVVFKVSRAFGCLGVAVVAVTIGCVALATISTLYGLPLLILGVPYALAAVGRRAELRADEHAAALGFAPMLAAVLDKLHQQEQRQTAEQTAQSGGAPVQESALSKLLSSHPDYHTRLHHLQPYLQPQRH; this comes from the coding sequence ATGACCGCACCCCAACCGTCCCCACCGGAGTACCCGGGGCCTCCCGCCGAGGCTGCAGGAACCGTCCCGCAGCAGCCGGCGCCGCCCCCGTACCCGCAGGCCCCGCCCCCGCAGTACCCCCGGTCCCAGCAGATCCCCCAGCAGCCCCCGCCCTACCCGCAGACCGCCGCCGCCCCGCCCGCGTACCCCCAAAGCCCACAGCAGCCGCCCGCGTACCCCCAAAGCCCACAGCAGGCTCCCGCGTACCCCCAGGGCCCACAGCAGGCTCCCGCCTACCCGCAGACCGCCGCCGGTCCATCGACGCCCACGGCCACGTCCCCGCCCCAGTACCCCCACACCGCGCCGCCGCCGGTCCCCCAGAGCCCACAGCAGCCGGCCGCGTACCCCCAAAGCCCACAGCAGGCTCCCGCCTACCCGCAGACCGCCGCCGGTCCATCGACGCCCACGGCCACGTCCCCGCCCCAGTACCCCCACACCGCGCCGCCGGTCCCCCCGCCCCCGGCCTCACCGCCGACGGCCGCGCTCTCCTCCGACGACCCGGCGCACCCCCACCACATCAGTACCGACCACGGCCGGGTGCACATCTCACGGGACCAGCGCCGTACCGACGTCACCGCGGTCGGGAACCTCCTCCTGCACCTGCCGAACTTCCTGTGCAGCCTCTTCGTCGTCGGCCTGGTCTCCCTCTTCTTCGGTGGATTCGGCATCGTGGTGGTGCTCGCCTGGCTGGCCAGCGGCGCACTCGTCTTCCATCGCCCCACCGAAAGCGCCCTCGCGCGCCATCTGCTCCGTCTGCGCTACCCCACTCCGCAAGAACGAGCCAAACTCGAACCGGTCTGGCGGGAGGTCACCGCCCGCGCCGGTATCGACGGCCGTACGTACGAACTGTGGGTGGAGGACAGCGACAGCCTGAACGCGGTCGCCGCGGCCGGCCACATCGTCGGCGTCACCCGTTTCGCCATGAACCAGCTCCCCAACGGCGAGCTGGCCGCTGTCATGGCGCACGAGCTGGGCCATCACGTCGGCGGCCACGCCTGGTCCTCGCTGCTCGGCTACTGGTACGCGCTGCCCGGTCGCGTCGCCTGGCGCTTCCTGAAGGCGTTCTCCGGTGTGGTGTTCAAGGTGTCACGCGCGTTCGGCTGCCTCGGCGTCGCCGTCGTGGCGGTGACCATCGGCTGCGTCGCCCTGGCCACGATCAGCACCCTCTACGGCCTGCCGCTGCTGATCCTGGGCGTGCCCTACGCCCTCGCCGCCGTCGGCCGCCGCGCCGAGCTGCGCGCCGACGAGCACGCGGCCGCCCTCGGCTTCGCCCCGATGCTCGCTGCCGTCCTCGACAAGCTGCACCAGCAGGAACAGCGGCAGACCGCCGAACAGACCGCTCAGAGCGGCGGCGCCCCCGTCCAGGAGAGCGCGCTCAGCAAGCTTCTCTCCTCGCACCCGGACTACCACACCCGTCTGCACCACCTGCAGCCGTACCTCCAGCCACAGCGCCACTGA
- a CDS encoding Pycsar system effector family protein has protein sequence MTALDPSAAPGVGEPGADPADRARLCERLLSELRAEIARADSKASVLVAALGMTAGVFSGLLAGRKWTPAALSGPGELMWWAGAVSLAFSLFALLLAVLPRYRSGAWAPGQPLSYFGDIQQAVRHGHLERALADTERRPTDGLTRALTDTSRIAARKHQWIRAGLVAFCAGTVLLPASLLIG, from the coding sequence ATGACCGCCCTCGACCCCTCGGCGGCCCCGGGCGTCGGTGAACCCGGCGCCGACCCCGCCGACCGGGCCCGGCTCTGTGAGCGGCTGCTCTCCGAGCTGCGGGCCGAGATCGCGCGGGCCGACAGCAAGGCCTCCGTTCTCGTCGCCGCGCTCGGTATGACCGCGGGGGTGTTCAGCGGGCTGCTCGCCGGGCGGAAGTGGACGCCGGCCGCGCTGTCCGGGCCCGGGGAGCTGATGTGGTGGGCCGGGGCCGTCTCCCTCGCGTTCTCCCTGTTCGCCCTGCTGCTCGCCGTACTCCCCCGCTACCGCTCCGGCGCCTGGGCGCCGGGACAACCCCTGTCGTACTTCGGCGACATCCAACAGGCGGTCCGGCACGGCCACCTGGAGCGCGCGCTCGCCGACACCGAGCGCCGGCCCACGGACGGCCTGACCCGGGCGCTCACCGATACCAGCCGGATCGCCGCCCGCAAACACCAGTGGATCCGGGCCGGCCTCGTCGCCTTCTGCGCCGGCACGGTCCTGCTCCCCGCCTCCCTGCTGATCGGCTGA
- a CDS encoding Crp/Fnr family transcriptional regulator, whose protein sequence is MTTTWTAAYSPDDGGLDDRVPFLARLETEDRSALLSLGRELTFTPRMVLIHQHEPSSHVLFLVNGWTKVTASAANGYEALLALRGPGDVVGESAALTGRPRSATVTALEAVRAVAVEHEKFRGFLGDRPAVSFALLGLTADRTRAADRRRLEFASMSVRERFAVLLLDLARMHGRRTAEGIELSVPLSKQELAGSVGASREMVQRLLRELRDKDAVATGRRTLLILRPDVLRRIAAAGPATGAPAPPGPREQ, encoded by the coding sequence ATGACAACGACCTGGACAGCGGCGTACTCGCCGGACGACGGCGGGCTGGACGACAGGGTGCCGTTCCTGGCGCGGCTGGAGACGGAGGACCGGTCGGCGCTGCTGTCGCTCGGACGCGAGCTGACGTTCACCCCGCGAATGGTTCTGATCCATCAGCACGAGCCGTCGTCCCACGTCCTCTTCCTGGTGAACGGCTGGACCAAGGTCACCGCCTCGGCGGCCAACGGCTACGAGGCACTCCTCGCGCTGCGTGGGCCCGGCGACGTGGTCGGCGAGTCGGCGGCGCTGACGGGGCGGCCGCGGTCGGCGACGGTGACCGCGCTGGAGGCGGTGCGGGCGGTGGCGGTGGAGCACGAGAAGTTCAGGGGTTTCCTGGGCGACCGGCCGGCCGTCTCGTTCGCGCTGCTCGGCCTGACCGCGGACCGCACGCGCGCGGCGGACCGGCGCCGGCTGGAGTTCGCGTCGATGAGCGTGCGGGAGCGGTTCGCCGTGCTGTTGCTGGACCTGGCCCGGATGCACGGCCGGCGCACCGCCGAGGGCATCGAACTGTCCGTCCCCTTGAGCAAGCAGGAGTTGGCGGGCTCGGTGGGGGCGTCGCGGGAGATGGTGCAGCGGTTGCTGCGGGAACTGCGCGACAAGGACGCGGTGGCCACGGGGCGTCGGACGCTGCTGATCCTCCGGCCGGACGTGCTGCGCAGGATCGCGGCGGCGGGACCTGCGACGGGGGCCCCGGCGCCACCGGGCCCGCGGGAGCAGTAA
- the rpsL gene encoding 30S ribosomal protein S12, which yields MPTIQQLVRKGRQDKVEKNKTPALEGSPQRRGVCTRVFTTTPKKPNSALRKVARVRLTSGIEVTAYIPGEGHNLQEHSIVLVRGGRVKDLPGVRYKIIRGSLDTQGVKNRKQARSRYGAKKEK from the coding sequence GTGCCTACGATCCAGCAGCTGGTCCGCAAGGGCCGGCAGGACAAGGTCGAGAAGAACAAGACGCCCGCACTCGAGGGTTCTCCTCAGCGTCGGGGCGTCTGCACGCGTGTGTTCACGACCACCCCGAAGAAGCCGAACTCGGCCCTCCGCAAGGTCGCGCGTGTGCGTCTGACCAGCGGCATCGAGGTCACCGCTTACATTCCGGGTGAGGGACACAACCTGCAGGAGCACTCCATCGTGCTCGTGCGCGGCGGCCGTGTGAAGGACCTGCCGGGTGTTCGCTACAAGATCATCCGTGGCTCCCTCGACACCCAGGGTGTCAAGAACCGCAAGCAGGCCCGCAGCCGTTACGGCGCCAAGAAGGAGAAGTAA